The Glycine soja cultivar W05 chromosome 6, ASM419377v2, whole genome shotgun sequence genome has a window encoding:
- the LOC114416906 gene encoding PAP-specific phosphatase HAL2-like has translation MEEDKYAKELEVAVRVVHVACALCGRVQERLLATTNDHVLAKDDDSPVTVADFSVQATISWLLSEIFGVQNVSIIAEEDIQTISKDESASLLEAVVNTVNESLAFASKYGFQSPETTLGTSEVLEAIARCNSTGGSRGRYWVLDPVDGTLGFVRGDQYAVALALIEDGKVVLGVLGCPNYPVKTEWLSYHYQHHQTTPESSLTTPDTGGKGCVLYARKGSGEAWLQSLIDGDNMLEWPNCARLIRVSSIEDPALATLCEPVERANSNHSFTAGLAHSVGLRKQPLRVHSMVKYAAIARGDAEIFMKFAKCGYKEKIWDHAAGVVIVEEAGGVVTDAGGRPLDFSKGMYLEGLDRGIIACSGVTLHEKLIDAVYASWDSSNL, from the exons ATGGAGGAGGACAAGTACGCGAAGGAATTGGAGGTGGCTGTTAGGGTGGTCCACGTGGCGTGTGCTCTCTGCGGGAGGGTGCAGGAGAGGCTCCTTGCCACCACCAATGATCACGTTCTAGCCAAGGATGATGATTCTCCCGTTACTGTTGCAG ACTTTAGTGTTCAAGCAACTATTAGTTGGTTACTATCAGAAATTTTCGGGGTTCAAAATGTGTCAATCATTGCCGAAGAAGACATACAAACCATCTCCAAGGATGAATCAGCAAGCTTACTGGAAGCTGTTGTGAATACTGTGAATGAGTCTTTAGCTTTTGCATCCAAGTACGGTTTTCAAAGTCCGGAGACAACTCTAGGGACATCTGAAGTTCTTGAGGCCATTGCCCGTTGCAACTCAACTGGAGGCTCCAGGGGAAGATATTGGGTGCTTGACCCTGTTGATGGCACATTAGGATTTGTACGCGGGGATCAGTATGCTGTTGCTCTAGCTCTGATTGAGGATGGAAAAGTTGTTCTTGGAGTTCTGGGGTGTCCTAATTACCCAGTAAAGACAGAATGGCTTAGTTATCATTACCAGCATCATCAAACAACGCCAGAATCATCTCTAACAACTCCTGATACTGGGGGAAAAGGATGTGTATTGTATGCAAGAAAAGGCAGTGGTGAGGCATGGCTGCAGTCATTAATTGATGGAGATAACATGCTAGAATGGCCGAATTGTGCTAGACTTATTCGTGTTTCTTCGATTGAAGATCCGGCATTGGCAACTCTTTGTGAACCAGTGGAAAGGGCAAACTCAAACCATTCATTCACAGCTGGGCTTGCTCACAGTGTGGGACTTAG AAAACAGCCCTTGCGTGTGCACAGCATGGTAAAATACGCAGCAATAGCCCGGGGGGACGCGGAGATATTCATGAAATTCGCAAAGTGTGGCTACAAGGAGAAGATATGGGATCATGCTGCCGGCGTTGTTATTGTTGAGGAGGCTGGTGGTGTGGTAACTGATGCCGGGGGGCGTCCTCTGGACTTTTCAAAGGGAATGTACTTGGAAGGTCTTGACAGAGGCATAATTGCATGCTCTGGTGTCACAttgcatgaaaaattaattgatgcTGTTTATGCTAGCTGGGACTCCTCAAATTTATGA